The nucleotide sequence TTCGCACCGAAACGACTCACGCCCGCAGCCGTTGAACCACATGCTCTCCGGTGGGTTCCGGGTCACCCGGCGCGCGCGTGCCGAGATGATTGCCACGGTCGTCGAAGACTTCCCAGGTACCGCCGATCGCGCCCACCTCGATTCGGCCGCCGGGGCTGACCCTCGGCATCGGCCAATCGGGGAACATGCGCTCATAGTCGGTGGGGTTCGCCGCCATCGTTATCTCCGTCATCGTCCAGGTCGGTATTCGCACTGGTCGTACCCATAAACAACGGACATATGCATCGGGCGGTTCATTGCCCGGCGAGCACGGGCTGGCGGACGCCCTCGTTATGAGCTGACGTCATCATGGCGGCCGTGCGCGCGCCACTTCCGGTACCCACGCCGGGCGGCGAACGCGCCGACGATGGCGGTCACACACCAAATGGCCACCGCCGCGTACGCCAACGGCGACGACGGCTTACCGATCGAGGCACCCAGCGCGGTATAGACGAACGCCCGCGGCGCCGAGCCGATAAACGCCCCAACGGCCATCTGCCACAACGGAACTCCCAGCGCACCGAACGCATACGAGGACAACGCATCCGACGTGCCCGGGATGAAGCGTTGCCCGACGACCGCCCACAGCCCGCCGCGGTCGATCAGCGTCTCGATGCGGTCGGCCCGCTTGGTCCCCAGCAGGGCCCGCGCGCTGTCTCGCCCGGCCCGACTGCCGATCCGGCTCGCGACGATCGCGGT is from Mycobacterium conspicuum and encodes:
- a CDS encoding TVP38/TMEM64 family protein — its product is MVDNAGPPATSRRRHIVRLALFAGFLVVMFYLVAVARVIDIEAVRRAIAATGPAAPLVYVVASAVLGSLFVPGAILAAGSGILFGPVLGIFVTLGAAVGTAIVASRIGSRAGRDSARALLGTKRADRIETLIDRGGLWAVVGQRFIPGTSDALSSYAFGALGVPLWQMAVGAFIGSAPRAFVYTALGASIGKPSSPLAYAAVAIWCVTAIVGAFAARRGYRKWRAHGRHDDVSS